ATCAATTCCCTCTcgattaaaaagaatttttacatttggatggaaaattgaaaattttgaagatttggatacAGCGAAAGAGTTTGTATGCTGTGGTTAAAGCCATGAATGAATACAACCCAGGCAGTAGATATACAGTTGTTGCAGAGCTTTCATTATAATGGacaagaaattgaaatataaatctttaatttactttttaaaaatataaaaattttaatttaccatGATTATGGCAtcccttttgaatttttgggaAATTACGATCAAGTCCCTTGTGAGATTACTacttgtcaaataaataagtcttttaaataaaaataaaaaaattgagtgaatATAGAGATTTTGCTACATAAGTACTTTTGGTAAGAATAACCATGATTATGGCAATAAGTATAACAGCTggtcataaaaataataggcaaAAAGGCTTTCCATCTCCAGAAACGTGTACGTATTGCACACTCACATCCATTGAACACGCATATGAGCAGATACACGActtggtaaaaaaataatatacacTCAAATATCTCAGATTTTGAGTGAAACTTTAAAAACAGTTCTTTTAAAGGACACAAGAAcctaaacaatttttttcttagaaaACTCAATTCATAAATAAGTTTTACAATTAGCAATTTATATACTTaacaaagaaatatttattgaaCTTACAAAGATAGTTCTAAACATGCATAatagataacaaaataaatttgttaacgatgacataaataaatagctgGCGTTCAATCCTTACATAAGCATTATTAAAACCTAGCCTTGCTAATGATCACAAGTTTTTATTGatccaataataaaaaataaataaaaacttcaaGCCTTATGCATATCTACAATTTTTCTTTACGGCTCTTATAACGAACCTCGTTTGTCACCATTAAAAGCCATGCATTTGAGAAGAATAAATACTCGGAAGAAGAGGAAGCTGCTGCTCATAGTGCTGCAATGGCTGCAATATTGTTGTACCAAAAATACCGACATCAGCCCTTGGattgttcatcatcatcaaacgGTTGTTAATCATTGCACCCATCATTGGATCGAAACACCTTGCATACTGCATTGAATTGTACATCGAACTACCCATCTGATCACCGCCgttcatcatcaacatcatcatTGGATTATCAACCGGATTCAAGTCATAATTATAAGGAATCATCTGAAGAGCCTGATCACGATGATGATCAGCAGCAGCTATGCAGCTTTGTTGTTGCCCTCTCATTATTGTAAGCTTCCTGGTTGCGACATCAATGTACTCATCAAACACAACAAGCATCTGCTTAAGTTGATCAATCGAAAACCGATTGATCATCTCATCCCAGTCATCAGTAGAAAACAGTGATTCATAATTAGCCTTACGGGTCTTGGCGATATTCTCATCAACTTTTCGCTTCCGATCGGCAAAAAAGTCAAACAGGCTGAGGGATTTCACTCCGCGTACTGAAGAATAAGCCTTGTCCTTATACAAGTTAACCACTTGCATGaaatctttttcatctttagGCCAAATTTCCACGTCGACGGGGCGGTTGTTGAGCCGTGGACCGTAGATTATCATGCACGTCGGAACCCCGCAAAGGGTGGAGAATTCTTCCGCCTTCTTCTTCAGACCTCTCTTTCGTTTTTGATACGTTATCATCCGAGCCTTCTCCTTCTCAATGAGTTGCATTGTTAGTTTCCCACGtcccattttgattttgttctaCAAGAAAgcaaagtgaaaataaataagcaattaGAGTTTATATGCATAAAATATATACGGCTAACTCGCAAGAAAAATTAAGCAGTAAAGAATCAAAGAACGCGCACATTGAACGTTGCTGTTTCTATGAAATTCAAGAAGAAGAGGAGTAGTTTTCATTGATAT
This window of the Citrus sinensis cultivar Valencia sweet orange chromosome 8, DVS_A1.0, whole genome shotgun sequence genome carries:
- the LOC102614979 gene encoding agamous-like MADS-box protein AGL82 — translated: MGRGKLTMQLIEKEKARMITYQKRKRGLKKKAEEFSTLCGVPTCMIIYGPRLNNRPVDVEIWPKDEKDFMQVVNLYKDKAYSSVRGVKSLSLFDFFADRKRKVDENIAKTRKANYESLFSTDDWDEMINRFSIDQLKQMLVVFDEYIDVATRKLTIMRGQQQSCIAAADHHRDQALQMIPYNYDLNPVDNPMMMLMMNGGDQMGSSMYNSMQYARCFDPMMGAMINNRLMMMNNPRADVGIFGTTILQPLQHYEQQLPLLPSIYSSQMHGF